The proteins below are encoded in one region of uncultured Desulfovibrio sp.:
- the ribB gene encoding 3,4-dihydroxy-2-butanone-4-phosphate synthase, translating into MHQSPSSPLQSFGSAEQRLRAAVSALRQGHGVLVVDDENRENEGDLIFSAELCREEQMARLIRDCSGIVCLCLTDEHCRRLDLPPMSAHNTNAQQTAFTVSIEAAEGVTTGVSAADRLATVRAAIADDARPQDLRRPGHVFPLRARPGGVLERRGHTEATVDLMRLSGLRPCGLLCELTLDDGSMARLPQVASYARQHGLPLCSVEDIAIWRREHGDAAIRMD; encoded by the coding sequence ATGCATCAGTCCCCTTCCTCTCCCCTTCAGTCCTTCGGCTCTGCCGAACAGCGGCTGCGGGCGGCCGTTTCTGCCCTGCGCCAGGGCCATGGCGTACTGGTTGTTGATGACGAAAATCGCGAGAACGAGGGCGACCTCATCTTTTCGGCAGAACTCTGCCGAGAAGAACAGATGGCCCGTCTTATCCGCGATTGCAGCGGCATTGTCTGCCTCTGCCTCACGGACGAGCATTGCCGCCGCCTGGATCTGCCACCCATGAGCGCACACAATACCAATGCACAGCAAACAGCCTTTACCGTAAGCATCGAGGCGGCCGAGGGCGTCACCACCGGCGTTTCTGCTGCCGACCGTCTTGCCACAGTGCGGGCCGCCATTGCCGATGATGCCCGGCCGCAGGATTTGCGGCGGCCCGGCCACGTCTTTCCCCTGCGGGCACGCCCCGGGGGTGTACTGGAGCGACGCGGCCACACGGAAGCCACGGTGGATCTCATGCGCCTGAGCGGCCTGCGCCCCTGTGGTCTTCTGTGCGAACTCACGCTGGATGACGGCAGCATGGCCCGCCTGCCACAGGTGGCGTCCTATGCCCGACAGCACGGACTGCCGCTCTGCTCGGTGGAGGATATCGCCATCTGGCGCCGGGAGCACGGCGACGCAGCCATCCGTATGGACTGA
- the aroC gene encoding chorismate synthase produces the protein MAGNTFGRILRLTTYGESHGAGIGGILDGCPAGLPLSEADMQRDLDLRKPGQGRTATARKESDTVRILSGVFEGRTTGTPIAFHIANEDQRSRDYGNLAQVFRPGHADWGFFQKFHGIRDYRGGGRSSGRETAARVAAGAVARLLLAVHGIHVQAAAVELGGIAVPPEERDLNGALARPYFAASDSVVPLWDQRVAAARAAADTLGGIVAVRACGVPAGLGEPVFDKLDALLAYALMGVGAVKGVEVGDGFAAARHTGSGNNDPLTETGFASNHAGGILGGISSGQDILLQAAVKPIASIPRTQQTIDREGRPASVLVGGRHDLAAIPRIVPVLAAMTCLTLADALLLQERMQALPESMLPQPRPAALQRRRS, from the coding sequence ATGGCCGGCAATACCTTCGGGCGCATTCTGCGCCTCACAACCTATGGGGAATCGCATGGTGCCGGCATTGGCGGCATTTTGGACGGCTGCCCGGCCGGTCTGCCTCTGAGTGAAGCGGACATGCAGCGCGACCTGGACCTGCGCAAGCCGGGGCAGGGGCGCACAGCCACGGCACGCAAGGAATCGGACACGGTGCGCATTTTGTCCGGGGTCTTTGAAGGCCGCACCACAGGCACGCCCATTGCCTTTCACATTGCCAATGAGGATCAGCGCTCGCGGGATTACGGCAATCTGGCCCAGGTCTTCCGGCCCGGTCATGCGGACTGGGGCTTTTTTCAGAAATTTCACGGCATCCGCGATTATCGCGGCGGTGGCCGTTCTTCCGGGCGGGAAACGGCTGCGCGCGTGGCCGCCGGTGCGGTGGCCCGTCTGCTGCTGGCTGTACACGGCATTCATGTGCAGGCTGCGGCGGTGGAGCTGGGCGGCATTGCCGTTCCCCCTGAGGAACGGGATCTGAACGGCGCGCTGGCACGTCCCTACTTTGCGGCCAGCGACAGTGTGGTGCCCCTCTGGGACCAGCGCGTGGCCGCTGCCCGGGCTGCGGCGGATACCCTGGGCGGCATTGTGGCCGTGCGGGCCTGCGGCGTGCCTGCCGGGCTGGGGGAACCGGTATTTGACAAGCTGGATGCCCTGCTGGCCTATGCCCTCATGGGAGTGGGCGCGGTCAAGGGCGTGGAGGTGGGCGACGGTTTTGCCGCCGCGCGGCACACCGGCTCAGGCAATAATGATCCCCTGACGGAAACGGGCTTTGCCTCCAATCATGCGGGGGGCATTCTGGGCGGCATTTCCAGCGGACAGGACATTCTGCTACAGGCGGCGGTCAAGCCCATTGCCTCCATTCCCCGGACGCAGCAGACCATCGACCGGGAAGGGCGCCCCGCCAGCGTGCTGGTGGGCGGCCGCCATGACCTGGCCGCCATTCCGCGCATTGTGCCCGTGCTGGCGGCCATGACCTGCCTGACGCTGGCCGATGCCCTGCTGTTGCAGGAGCGTATGCAGGCCCTGCCGGAAAGCATGCTGCCCCAGCCGCGTCCGGCGGCACTCCAGAGGCGGCGTTCCTGA
- the metK gene encoding methionine adenosyltransferase has translation MQTKGKYFFTSESVTEGHPDKVADQISDAVLDTLLAQDPDAHVACETLVTTGMAVIAGEISTTGYADLPHVVRETIRKIGYTSSDMGFDADTCAVISSIDHQSPDIAQGVTRTAPEDQGAGDQGMMFGFACSETPTLMPAPIFWAHQLSQQLTRVRKDGTVPFFRPDGKTQVSFEYQDGKPVRINNVVVSTQHAASATQDEIIAAVKQHVIRPVLEPSGYFDEKDCEIFINTTGRFVVGGPMGDCGLTGRKIIQDTYGGSGHHGGGAFSGKDASKVDRSGAYMARYIAKNVVAAGLAPVCEVQIAYCIGVADPVSVLVSSQGSSEVPDEVLTKAVREVFDMRPYFITKRLELKRPIFSKTSCYGHFGRELPEFTWEKTDAVADLRTAARV, from the coding sequence CAAGGTGGCTGACCAGATTTCCGATGCCGTTCTGGATACCCTGCTGGCGCAGGACCCCGACGCGCACGTGGCCTGCGAAACGCTGGTGACCACCGGCATGGCCGTTATCGCCGGCGAGATTTCCACCACGGGCTATGCCGACCTGCCCCACGTGGTGCGCGAGACCATCCGCAAGATCGGCTATACCAGCTCCGACATGGGCTTTGATGCCGATACCTGCGCCGTCATTTCCTCCATTGACCATCAGTCCCCCGACATCGCCCAGGGCGTGACGCGCACGGCCCCTGAGGATCAGGGCGCCGGCGACCAGGGCATGATGTTCGGCTTTGCCTGCTCCGAAACGCCCACGCTCATGCCTGCGCCCATCTTCTGGGCGCATCAGCTGTCGCAGCAGCTGACGCGGGTGCGCAAGGACGGCACCGTGCCCTTCTTCCGTCCTGACGGCAAGACGCAGGTGTCCTTTGAATATCAGGACGGCAAGCCCGTGCGCATCAACAATGTGGTGGTCTCCACCCAGCACGCGGCCAGCGCCACGCAGGACGAGATCATTGCCGCGGTGAAGCAGCACGTCATCCGCCCGGTGCTGGAACCCTCCGGCTACTTTGATGAAAAGGACTGCGAAATCTTCATCAATACCACGGGGCGTTTTGTGGTGGGCGGTCCCATGGGTGACTGCGGCCTGACCGGCCGCAAGATCATTCAGGATACCTATGGCGGCAGCGGCCATCATGGCGGCGGCGCCTTTTCCGGCAAGGATGCCTCCAAGGTGGACCGCTCCGGCGCCTACATGGCCCGGTATATTGCCAAGAATGTGGTGGCCGCCGGTCTGGCGCCGGTCTGCGAAGTGCAGATTGCCTACTGCATCGGTGTGGCGGACCCGGTGAGCGTGCTGGTGTCCTCCCAGGGCAGCAGCGAGGTGCCGGATGAAGTGCTGACCAAGGCCGTGCGCGAGGTCTTTGACATGCGCCCCTACTTCATTACCAAGCGCCTGGAGCTCAAGCGCCCCATCTTCTCCAAGACCTCCTGCTACGGTCACTTTGGCCGCGAGCTGCCCGAGTTCACCTGGGAAAAGACCGATGCCGTGGCAGACCTGCGCACGGCTGCCCGGGTGTAG
- a CDS encoding ATP-dependent RecD-like DNA helicase has translation MSKPAELPLLADPDAVTLSGTLERVIFHNEENGYTVLRLQPDSPLPSPSRVTGAPSRGISRDPVTCVGHMLTPQTGVHIRVQGRWVTNQRFGRQVQFSSVEEVLPATSEGIRLYLASGLIKGVGKEMAGRIVEKFGTDTIRILDEEPERLREVRGIGKKSLEAIRESWAEHRGIRDLLLFLQPHGITPAYAVRIYRAYGADALAVVRENPYRLAMDIHGIGFVTADAAARKLGFASDSPLRVQAGILYILQKSTDEGNVYEPQNRLVEEAAARLDVAPELVLEGIRALEADERLVREWPDQPAPLPAGDSQTAVAPEASEEGPCIYLKRYYHCESKTAFYLQRLLHSPKAVRFSDVDALVDKVAGELPMTLAPEQLEAVRTAARSKVMVLTGGPGTGKTTIINAIIRLFGEVRARILLAAPTGRAAKRMAETSGREARTIHRLLEYSPKEDGFARNEDNPLACGLLVVDEASMMDILLFYHLLKAVPLGATLVLVGDVHQLPSVGPGNVLADIIASGAVPVVRLTEIFRQSAQSEIICNAHLINRGQVPPLEWHKDRLSDFYFIHEDDPQKVADLVVDLVRNHIPRRFGLDPVDDIQVLTPMRRGAVGVEELNHRLQEALNPHGLEVRRGERAFRLHDKVMQVRNNYDKDVFNGDMGRIVFLDGKERTLSVSFDERVVPYDFDELDELTPAYAISIHKSQGSEYPAVVIPLMRQHYMLLQRNLVYTGVTRGKKLVVLVGESRALNMAVKNNRTHRRYTRLAFRLQPLT, from the coding sequence ATGTCCAAGCCCGCTGAACTGCCGCTTCTTGCTGACCCGGATGCCGTGACCCTGAGTGGGACACTGGAGCGCGTCATTTTCCACAATGAAGAAAACGGCTATACCGTGCTGCGCCTGCAACCGGACAGCCCCCTGCCGTCACCGTCCCGGGTGACGGGAGCGCCCTCGCGCGGCATCAGCCGTGATCCCGTGACCTGCGTGGGGCACATGCTGACGCCGCAGACCGGCGTGCACATACGCGTGCAGGGGCGCTGGGTGACCAACCAGCGCTTTGGCCGGCAGGTGCAGTTCAGCAGCGTGGAAGAGGTGCTGCCCGCCACCAGCGAAGGCATACGGCTGTACCTGGCCTCCGGCCTCATCAAGGGCGTGGGCAAGGAAATGGCCGGCCGTATTGTGGAAAAATTCGGCACCGATACCATCCGCATCCTGGATGAGGAGCCGGAACGCCTGCGCGAAGTCCGGGGCATCGGCAAAAAGAGCCTTGAGGCCATCCGCGAAAGCTGGGCCGAGCACCGCGGCATTCGCGATCTGCTGCTCTTCCTGCAACCGCATGGCATCACCCCGGCCTATGCGGTACGCATCTACCGGGCCTATGGCGCCGATGCGCTTGCGGTGGTGCGGGAAAATCCCTACCGCCTGGCCATGGACATTCACGGCATCGGTTTTGTGACTGCCGATGCCGCGGCCCGCAAGCTGGGCTTTGCGTCGGACAGCCCCCTGCGCGTACAGGCGGGCATTCTGTATATCCTGCAGAAGTCCACGGATGAGGGCAATGTCTATGAGCCGCAGAACCGCCTGGTGGAGGAGGCTGCCGCCAGGCTGGACGTGGCCCCGGAACTGGTTCTGGAGGGCATACGCGCCCTGGAGGCTGACGAGCGCCTGGTGCGGGAATGGCCCGACCAGCCTGCGCCCCTGCCGGCCGGTGACAGTCAGACCGCCGTTGCGCCTGAGGCGTCGGAGGAGGGGCCGTGCATCTACCTCAAGCGCTATTATCACTGCGAATCCAAGACCGCCTTTTATTTGCAGCGCCTGCTGCATTCGCCCAAGGCCGTGCGCTTCAGCGATGTGGACGCACTGGTGGACAAGGTGGCCGGCGAGCTGCCCATGACCCTGGCCCCGGAACAGCTGGAGGCCGTGCGCACCGCCGCGCGCAGCAAGGTCATGGTGCTGACCGGCGGCCCCGGCACGGGCAAAACCACCATCATCAATGCCATTATTCGTCTGTTCGGCGAAGTGCGGGCGCGCATTCTGCTGGCTGCGCCCACGGGGCGGGCTGCCAAGCGCATGGCCGAGACCTCCGGTCGTGAGGCGCGCACCATCCACCGGCTGCTGGAATACAGTCCCAAGGAAGACGGCTTTGCCCGCAATGAGGACAATCCCCTGGCCTGCGGCCTGCTGGTGGTGGACGAGGCGTCCATGATGGATATCCTGTTGTTCTACCATCTGCTCAAGGCCGTGCCCCTTGGCGCCACCCTGGTGCTGGTGGGCGATGTGCATCAGCTGCCTTCCGTGGGGCCGGGCAATGTGCTGGCGGACATCATTGCCTCCGGCGCCGTGCCGGTGGTGCGCCTGACCGAGATTTTCCGGCAGTCGGCCCAGAGCGAGATCATCTGCAATGCCCATCTGATCAATCGCGGGCAGGTTCCGCCGCTGGAGTGGCACAAGGACAGACTGTCGGACTTCTATTTCATCCATGAGGATGATCCCCAGAAGGTGGCTGATCTGGTGGTGGACCTGGTGCGCAATCACATTCCCCGGCGTTTCGGCCTGGACCCTGTGGATGACATCCAGGTGCTGACGCCCATGCGTCGCGGTGCCGTGGGCGTGGAGGAACTCAATCACCGCCTGCAGGAGGCCCTCAATCCCCACGGTCTGGAAGTGCGCCGGGGCGAGCGGGCCTTTCGCCTGCATGACAAGGTCATGCAGGTGCGCAACAATTACGATAAGGATGTCTTCAATGGCGACATGGGCCGCATCGTCTTTCTGGACGGCAAGGAGCGGACCCTCAGCGTCAGCTTTGACGAGCGGGTGGTGCCCTATGACTTTGACGAGCTGGACGAGCTGACGCCGGCCTATGCCATTTCCATCCACAAGTCCCAGGGGTCCGAATATCCGGCCGTGGTCATTCCGCTCATGCGGCAGCATTACATGCTGCTGCAACGCAATCTGGTCTATACGGGGGTGACACGGGGCAAGAAGCTGGTGGTGCTGGTGGGGGAATCCCGTGCCCTGAACATGGCGGTGAAGAATAACCGCACCCACCGCCGCTACACCCGGCTGGCCTTCCGCCTGCAACCGTTGACATAG
- a CDS encoding acyltransferase: MTQKKYDLTFHYFRAFAILSVMLTHMWVGPLLDDDGSSGKLLDSLRQCLFHSSTIYFIFISGYLFDHVNRRRAFRLLRFYKAKLLHVFCPYCVLSLLLLGTAWVAHNAFHIDIAFINEGTPVASLADVLECLCYGTACLVPYWYIPFILSVFSISPVIHCLRDSLLRRIMVPAAILPLLVPRGLLFFFRNYCFFFPVFLLGVVFSRHRGTCMAFIRQHIVMIRLVAVFTSLLILLDCYHSFIPNIEAAFYVQKLCIGSWILDVLEDLDREVAALDLLAQCSFPLFFLHVIFQNLLQDHLFVLFSTVLSRQTVLVATLTAGTEIVLCLLCILLIRRLLGRHSRYVIGG; this comes from the coding sequence ATGACGCAAAAGAAATACGACCTGACCTTCCATTATTTTCGGGCCTTTGCCATCCTTTCCGTCATGCTGACCCACATGTGGGTCGGCCCCCTGCTGGATGATGACGGCAGCTCCGGCAAGCTGCTGGACAGCCTGCGCCAGTGCCTCTTTCATTCCAGCACCATCTACTTCATCTTCATTTCCGGCTACCTCTTTGACCATGTGAACCGGCGCCGGGCCTTCCGCCTGCTGCGCTTCTACAAGGCAAAGCTGCTGCATGTCTTCTGCCCCTACTGCGTGCTGTCGCTGCTGCTTCTGGGCACGGCCTGGGTGGCGCACAATGCCTTTCACATCGACATTGCCTTCATCAACGAAGGGACGCCCGTGGCCTCGCTGGCGGATGTGCTGGAATGCCTCTGCTATGGCACGGCCTGCCTGGTGCCGTACTGGTACATTCCCTTCATCCTGTCGGTTTTCAGCATCAGCCCCGTGATCCACTGCCTGCGCGACAGCCTGCTGCGGCGGATCATGGTGCCGGCCGCCATCCTGCCCCTGCTGGTGCCGCGCGGTCTGCTGTTCTTCTTTCGCAATTACTGCTTCTTCTTCCCCGTATTTTTGCTGGGAGTGGTTTTTTCACGCCATCGCGGGACCTGCATGGCCTTCATCCGGCAGCATATTGTCATGATTCGCCTTGTGGCCGTCTTCACGTCCCTGCTTATCCTGCTTGACTGCTACCACAGCTTCATTCCCAATATCGAGGCGGCCTTCTATGTGCAGAAGCTCTGCATCGGCTCGTGGATACTGGATGTGCTGGAGGATTTGGACAGGGAGGTGGCCGCCCTTGACCTGCTGGCGCAGTGCAGTTTCCCCCTGTTTTTTCTGCATGTCATTTTTCAGAATCTGTTGCAGGATCATCTCTTTGTTCTTTTTTCCACAGTGCTGAGCCGGCAGACGGTGCTGGTGGCCACATTGACGGCAGGCACGGAGATTGTCCTGTGTCTGCTGTGCATTCTGCTCATCAGGCGCCTGCTGGGGCGGCATTCCCGCTATGTTATCGGGGGCTGA